AGGTAATAATTTTTTTAATGCTTTTATTAAAACATTACTTTCTTCATTGTTATGTCGATGCTTAGCAATAAATTTAAAAATAACTGCAATCATAACTACAATTAATAAAACAATTGCAATAATACCCATAGCTCAATAACTAGTTGGTACATTTTTTCAATTTTCATTTTGATTTTCAGAACCAAACAATATTTTTTTAACTATTGGAAAACCTAAATATTGAAATGTTGAAAATGTAATTTTTAATATTGTATAAGGAAATCAAACTAGTATGTACCAAAAAATAGAAAATACACCATAGACAATGCCATTTATAATTCCATCAAAAATCATTTTAAATTAAACCACCAATTTTAGCTAAGACAATTGGAATAGATGCTATAGCAACAATCACAATTACAAGACTTATTAATACAATTTTGAGTGATTTTTTATAAAATGATCTTTTTTCTTGATCTGTTGATGTACTCATTAATGTTGAAAATATAACTATTGCTGAAATAAATATAATAGCTACAACTGGAATTGAAATAGTTAAAAAATAATAAATTCAATTACTAGCTTCTTCAGCAAGTGTTTTAATAACTTCGGGCGCTTTACCACTTGGTGTGTTAAAACCACCTGTTGTTGTATCGTTTAAATATTGTAAAAATTTCATATTTTTTTTCTCCTAAATGTTTTATATTAAATTTAATAAATGCGCTATAGCTAAAACTCAGGCAATAGAGTTAATAGCTAATAAAATGTAAAGTTTTTTATAAAGTTGTTTTTTTGTATATATACTTTTATTTTTTTTAATTTTTTTAAAGTAATAAATAAGTGAATTGATTAAGAAAAATATTGGTACAACTAAAACAAAACTTTGATACATAAAAATAAATAAATAAAAAAACTAACAACAAGATTTACATCTTAATTTGTTAGCATATAAAAATAATGTTTTTTAATAAATTCTTCAGCTATATTTAATAGAGTTTTTACGTTCTCATTCTTCATAAAAAGCATCTATTTCTGAAGTAGTGTAATTAGTTTTAATTGTGGTATTGATTAAAGGATAAAAGTATTTAGTAACGTGTTCGTCGTATTGTCACTTAGTTAAAGGATTATTTGTTTTTAAACCAAGTTTAATTTGGAGCGGAGCTATTTCTTTGTTATATCAATTGATTAATTCTATGTAAAGTTTTTTGTAAAAAGGACTAAAATTTGAAAAAACATATTGCTCATTATATGAATAATGATTGATAGGATCTATATATGCTGAGACACTTTGGTTTAGTTGTTGAAAAATATTTTCTAGATTCTTATTATTTTTTAATTTTTCAAGTATATCATCTCTATAACTGCCTCTTATTTCTTCATAAAATATTATTTTTAATTTAATATAATTTCTAATAATAGAAAAAATGATAGGACTAGTTTTTCAATATAATGCACCATCAGCATAAATTGATAATCATCAACTTTTATCGTTTTCATCTAAAATAGTAGAAAGATAACCATCATCAAAAAGTCTATTTTTATTAGATATTAATTGGAACGCATATTTTGTATCTTTTTCAAGTCCATTTTTAGAGATTTTATCTAAGTCTGAATCTATTTTTTCAAAAATGGTGTTTGTTTTTTTATCTGAAATTTCATATCCTATTTTATCTAATGCTTTTTTATAAATTTCAACTATTTTAGAAATTCTTTCTTCTTTAGATAATGTTGGATTATTTTTATTAACAATATTTTCTAATTCTTTTGCCCATTCCCAATTTTTCTCTAATGTTTCATATACATAAAAATCAGGAATTGGCATTTCTTCAGTTAAATATTGATTTTGAACTTTAGCAGTAGGAGTTTTTGGTTCTGGAGTAACAGAAGATGGCGGACTAGAAGGTGGAGTGTTTTCAATATTTTCAGAACTTTTATTTGGTTCTTTAAGTAAACCTTTTCAACACGAACTAGATAATAAAACAAAAACAGTGGGTATTACTAATAAATTGCAAAATAAAAAAAATTTTTTAACGTGTGAAATCATCACCTTCTTTTTCAAATTCTTCATTTTTTTCATCTCCTATGTTTTGTAATCTTTTTTGCTCTATTTTTTCTTTTTTTAACTTCCTCTCATAAGATCATTCCCTTAAAAGATCTAAAAATTCTTCTCGCACACCATTTTTAAGGTTTCTTAATTCAATTAATGTTTCTTCAATTAAATTTTTTTTGTTTAAAATGTTAGCCATGAATTTTTTCTTATCTTTTCTGGAACTTTCAAAGTAATCTTGATCTAAAAAATATTCATGACTATATTTTAACTCCCCAACAAAAGCATTTGTTTTGTTATTTAGTTTAACATCCATAAATGAAACATATGGTGGCTCTTGGGTTAAATTCTCAAGAACACTTCTATAAATTTTGTCTATTTGATATTTTGTTAAATCATTTGTACTAGCAAAAATAACATTTTTTCTATCTACTATATTGTTTAATTCTTCTTTTTTAATTGAATAAATTTGCGTTGTATCAACATAAGAATCATTTGTTAATAATCCTATTGTAGCTTTTTCTAAAAAAATTTCACCCTTGTTAGCTTTTTTTCTATTACCATTTTCATCATGTGCACTTCTAGCTTTAATATAATAATATTTTTCTATAATTTTCCCATCTTCAGTAATTTCTGCATATTCATCTCTAAATATAACAATAGGTCTATGTTTGATTGGACCTTCAAAACGATCAAAAGTAATTTCATATTTAGTATTTTTTGTAAACATTGGTTTCATTTTAGGTAAATTTGTACTCATTTTTTAACTCCTATAATTTATTTTAATAAATTATACCACAATTTATTTAAAACATTATTTTTTATGCTATTTTTTTATTTTTTATACCTCCTTGTTTGTTAATCTTTTTAGATTTTATTTATTATTTTTAAATATTTCATCAACATCATAATTAAATGTTTTATAAGTATTTTCATTGATGTCTTTTGGATATTTTGTTCCAAATAAATGCTCAATACTACTTTTATTTGTTTCTTCTTTTTTAGGTTCAGAATTTGTTTCTTCAATTGGATCTTCAATTTTTTTTATTAATTCTTCATTTGTAGTTCAATCACAATAAGTAGTATTTAAATTATTCTTATTTTTTCTATTTTCAATTTGTTCTTTTGTTTCTAAAAGTTCAATTGCTTTAGCTTGGAGCATAAATGAAAAAGTTTTTTTATTTTTAATAACTTCTTCTACAACATTTAAATTTGCTTCAAGAAAAATTTTCACCCCTTTCACTGCATATTTATTTAATATTTCTGCTGTTTTATTTCAAGCAACAAAAGGTATAAAATCGGTAATTTCATTACTTCATTCGACTTATAATTTTCTTTACAGCAAGTGTTATTCAAGTGTAATAATTATTATTTGCACTTGTCATTAACTTAAAATCATTGGCAATTCTGCCGGCTAAAAAACTTTGTTCATATATCTCCCTATATATATAGTTATTTAATAAGAAAAAAATAGGTCTTTTTTATGCTAATTTTTTCTTATTTTTATTTTGTAATTTCTCATTGATTAGATAATTTTTTTTCATATTCTAATTTATGTTTTTTTGTTTTTTTAAATATCAAATATTTTTTGAAATTTTTTTTTGGCAATGTATTAAATGTTTGGGTTGACATTCTCTCACATAGTATTTTCTTTTTTGGATAATTCGATTATTGTTTCACAATTTTTTTCATCACAATAAGAGCATTTTTTTGTTTCTATAAAATTTATATCTTCCATTTTTAACTACCTTTTAAAAATTTTATTTTCCTTTTCTATGATTTTATATTCTTCGTTATCTAGCATTCCACTTTTAGTTTTGCTTCTAAATAAGCAAGTTGTTTTGTTCTGTTGTTTACTTTATCATTTTTTTCTTTGTCCATAAATTCCTATTTCATCTAAATCTTCTACATCAAATTCTTCCTCTTGTTCAAAATTTTTATTATTTTCTTTTTTTTTTTACTGTGCTAATTGTTTTAAAAGCATTTCATCCATTCATCTTTTTTTTCTTTTTCTATTATTTCTAGTAATTCTTTGTTGAGGTTTTTTATCTTTAGTATCATTTTTTGCAATTTCTGTAAATAATAAAAATAATCTTTTTCATTAAAAATTCTTATTTCTTTTTTTTCTATTTCATTTGATTTAGTGTTTCAAACATCATATGCATATGTTGAGTTAACTCTAGAAGGTTTAATTCCAGATTGAATTATTAAATGAACTTTAGGTGAAATATTTTTTTAATTCTTCAATTGAAACTAATGGTTTATTTGACAATGAATCAGTTGAACTTTTACTTTTATCATTTTTAGAATTTGAAAATGATGTTTTAACAACATTGCTTTGACCTAAAATTTCAGATGTTTTTTTTAATGTTTCATGATCAGAAGAATTTAAAAAAATAGTTAAGTTAGTATTGTTTTCAATTATTTTTTTATCATTTTTATATTTAGCTAATTGGTTTAAATCTTGCAAAACAATGAAAAGAAAATATTTCTACTTCTCGCAATAGTAACTTTATTGTCAAAATCTTTAATAACAGGCAAATTACCAAACTCATCACCAAAAATAAAAGTGTTCTTTTAAGTTTTTGATTTTTTGAAGCATTAGCAATATCAATTGCTGTTTGATAAATTTGATCAATCAAAATAGAAATGTAGCGATGTCTATCTTTTTTATGATCAGGAAATTTAATAAAAATAGCAAAAGGTTTACCATTATCTAAATGTGAATCTAAAATAATTTTTTCAATTTCAATATTATGTCTACAACTTCAAGATTTAATAGCTAAATCATTATTAAATTTAACAATAGCATTTACAGCGCCTGAAAGTTGACTTGTTAATGTACGATCATTATTTTCAATTAATGGTTTAACTTCTGATAAAAAGAAATTTTTTATTTCTTGACTTTGAGAATTTTGCAAAATGTTAATTCATTTACCTTTTGAAAATTCTTTGTAAGATAAAAACTGATTAAAAGAAGCTAAATTAAAATGTTGTTTTTTAAAATTTTTATCAATTGTTGAATAATAGAGCATAAACTTACCAATAATCTTTAGGCAATTTTTAGAGCTATCAGATCAAAACTTGTTATCACCACTTGTATTTCAATCATCTAATGATTCAATTACATCTGCTAATAATGAAAATGCTAATGATTCACGCTCAAGCTTATTCATGTTTTGATTATGAAAAGTTTTTCATATTTTAGATAAAAAGTTAAAACCATCAGAAATTAATGGATTAGTTAAATCTAAAGTAAATATTTGATAATTGTTTTTATCTAAATCATTTTTAAGTTCTAAATATAATTCACCTTTGGGGTCGATTAAAACAATATTTGGTTTGACTTCAGTGTTTTTAATATTTATGTTATATTTAGCACTTGGAATGATAAATCTCTGCGTTTTACCACTACCTGTTGTGCCAATAATTTTGGCATGTGTTTCTGTTGAAACAAAAATATTTAATTTTTGAACCTATTCTTTTATAACTAACAACTCAACCAGGTTTTTGATTTTAAAGTTTTTAAAAATATATTTTTGAAAACTCGCTAAATGAACCTTTTTTATTTGGTTCATCTCATAAAAAACTTGCCCCACCTTCTTCAAGTTTTTCAAATTTATTTTTATTTTTCTTAAATTTAAAAAATATCAATACTAAACATAAAAATGTAAATGAAAAAAATGAATGAAGATAATAAACTTATAGAAATTACATTTCAATTTGTAATATTTAATTTTCAATAATTTTTTAATTTTGGGAAAATATCAACAAATTTTTTTAAACTACTAATTTCAGAGAAAGGAAATAAAATATAAGTTAACAAAAAAA
This sequence is a window from Mesomycoplasma neurolyticum. Protein-coding genes within it:
- a CDS encoding Mbov_0395 family pilin-like conjugal transfer protein; translation: MKFLQYLNDTTTGGFNTPSGKAPEVIKTLAEEASNWIYYFLTISIPVVAIIFISAIVIFSTLMSTSTDQEKRSFYKKSLKIVLISLVIVIVAIASIPIVLAKIGGLI
- a CDS encoding Mbov_0400 family ICE element protein — translated: MSTNLPKMKPMFTKNTKYEITFDRFEGPIKHRPIVIFRDEYAEITEDGKIIEKYYYIKARSAHDENGNRKKANKGEIFLEKATIGLLTNDSYVDTTQIYSIKKEELNNIVDRKNVIFASTNDLTKYQIDKIYRSVLENLTQEPPYVSFMDVKLNNKTNAFVGELKYSHEYFLDQDYFESSRKDKKKFMANILNKKNLIEETLIELRNLKNGVREEFLDLLREWSYERKLKKEKIEQKRLQNIGDEKNEEFEKEGDDFTR